One Dokdonia sp. Dokd-P16 genomic window carries:
- a CDS encoding TlpA family protein disulfide reductase, which yields MKQILILISFISIISCKQDKGVITPQTLNSGFWRATLAVQDQEELPFIFEANEDGTITIYNAEERIEVDEIVINGDSIRIQTPVFEGYFSGRFRESGNQITGSFIKPSLDRVVPFLMNYGVKERFISASEETKEHKVQANVDGSWETVFSPDNADERYIAKGTFKSDGDIVTGTFRTTTGDYRYLEGRINGDELRLSTFDGAHAFLFAATVTDTTMQGHFYSGDHWKEPFVATKNDNYELPDANTLTYLKEGYDRLAFSFPDSSGDLVSLEDKRFKNKVVLVKLMGTWCPNCLEESKFIKQYLKEFPSDDLEVVSLAFEYAPTKEKAFASIKRMQERLDIPYPILLAQWGDSDKKKAAEKLPMLNHVLSYPTLIFVDKKGSVRRIHTGYNGTATGEKHLEFKKEFEEFVAQLLAE from the coding sequence ATGAAACAGATACTTATTCTCATCTCATTTATTAGCATTATTTCTTGTAAGCAGGACAAAGGAGTAATCACTCCTCAAACGTTGAATTCAGGATTTTGGAGGGCAACGTTAGCCGTTCAGGATCAAGAAGAACTTCCTTTTATATTTGAGGCAAATGAAGATGGAACGATTACCATTTATAATGCAGAAGAACGTATTGAGGTAGACGAGATTGTGATTAATGGCGATAGTATACGTATTCAAACTCCTGTTTTTGAAGGGTATTTTTCAGGACGCTTTCGCGAAAGCGGTAATCAAATAACGGGCTCCTTTATAAAACCTAGTCTTGATCGTGTGGTACCGTTTTTAATGAATTACGGTGTAAAAGAACGTTTTATTTCTGCTAGCGAAGAGACGAAGGAGCATAAAGTACAAGCCAATGTAGATGGTAGTTGGGAGACTGTTTTTAGTCCAGATAATGCTGACGAACGATACATTGCCAAGGGTACTTTTAAGTCAGATGGTGATATTGTTACGGGTACTTTTAGAACTACAACTGGTGATTATAGATATCTAGAAGGGAGAATAAACGGAGATGAACTAAGGCTTTCTACTTTTGACGGGGCTCATGCTTTTCTTTTTGCAGCAACTGTAACAGATACTACAATGCAGGGGCATTTTTATAGTGGTGATCACTGGAAAGAGCCGTTTGTAGCAACTAAGAATGACAACTACGAACTTCCAGATGCAAACACATTGACTTATTTAAAAGAGGGGTATGATAGACTTGCATTTTCTTTCCCGGATAGCAGTGGGGATTTGGTGTCACTAGAAGACAAGCGATTTAAAAATAAGGTAGTACTCGTTAAGCTTATGGGTACGTGGTGTCCTAATTGCTTGGAAGAATCAAAATTTATAAAACAATATTTGAAAGAATTTCCATCAGATGATCTTGAGGTAGTTTCTTTGGCATTTGAATATGCGCCCACTAAGGAAAAGGCGTTTGCGAGCATTAAGCGTATGCAAGAACGATTAGACATTCCGTATCCGATACTTCTAGCGCAATGGGGAGATTCTGATAAGAAAAAGGCAGCCGAAAAACTACCTATGCTTAATCATGTGCTTTCATATCCTACACTCATTTTTGTAGATAAGAAAGGAAGTGTGAGACGCATCCACACAGGATATAATGGAACGGCGACAGGGGAGAAGCACCTTGAGTTTAAAAAGGAGTTTGAGGAATTTGTAGCGCAGTTGCTTGCTGAGTAA
- the recG gene encoding ATP-dependent DNA helicase RecG, whose amino-acid sequence MNPTFLQTPIDYLKGVGPNRADLLRSELGIHTFQDLMHLFPNRYIDKTQYYKIGELERNNADVQIIGKFTGVKMIEGKGRRLVATFKDESGQMELVWFRGHKWIRESIKLNTPYVIFGKCNYYNGNFSMPHPEMELLADHEKSIKSAMQPVYPSTEKLSNRGVTNKVVNGVMQTLFLECKSHLFESLSKPIITELKLMPKREALLNVHFPQSQEHLARAQYRLKFEEFFYIQLQLAFKNVNHKTKIKGYPFEKIGPNFTNFYNDHLPFELTGAQKRVLKEIRHDLGTNAQMNRLLQGDVGSGKTIVALMSMLMALDNGFQACLMAPTAILAVQHYHGLKELCKDLNTSISLLQGSTKTSERKIIHEQLENGELDILIGTHALLEDKVKFKNLGLAVIDEQHRFGVKQRSKLWHKNEYPPHVLVMTATPIPRTLAMTVYGDLDVSVIDELPPGRKSIKTVHRYDANRLKVFKFIRDEIALGRQVYIVYPLIQESEAMDYKDLMDGYESISREFPMPKYQISIVHGQMKPADKEIEMNRFIKGETQIMVATTVIEVGVNVPNASVMIIESAERFGLSQLHQLRGRVGRGAEQSYCILMTSHKLSSDSKVRLETMTRTNDGFEIAEVDLKLRGPGDITGTQQSGALNLKIADIIRDNDILKVARSYAWAVVKDDPTFKKEENQIIRFMYAQMMKFKNIWSYIS is encoded by the coding sequence ATGAATCCCACTTTTTTACAAACTCCCATAGATTACCTCAAAGGCGTTGGTCCCAATAGAGCAGACTTGCTCCGTTCTGAGCTGGGTATTCATACTTTTCAAGACTTAATGCACCTGTTTCCTAATCGATATATCGATAAGACGCAGTATTACAAAATAGGCGAACTAGAACGTAATAATGCCGATGTGCAAATTATCGGGAAGTTTACGGGGGTTAAAATGATAGAGGGAAAAGGGCGACGACTCGTGGCTACATTTAAGGATGAAAGTGGGCAAATGGAGCTCGTATGGTTTAGGGGTCACAAATGGATTAGGGAAAGTATAAAACTCAATACTCCTTATGTGATTTTTGGAAAATGTAATTATTACAATGGCAATTTTTCCATGCCTCATCCAGAAATGGAGCTACTCGCAGATCATGAAAAAAGTATCAAATCTGCCATGCAACCGGTCTATCCATCTACCGAAAAATTGAGCAATCGAGGAGTCACAAATAAGGTAGTAAATGGTGTCATGCAAACCCTCTTTTTAGAGTGTAAAAGTCACCTGTTTGAAAGCCTCTCAAAACCTATAATTACAGAGCTCAAATTGATGCCAAAAAGAGAGGCACTTTTGAACGTTCATTTCCCGCAATCTCAAGAGCATTTAGCAAGGGCACAATACCGATTAAAATTTGAAGAATTTTTTTACATTCAGCTGCAATTAGCATTCAAAAATGTAAACCATAAAACTAAAATAAAAGGGTATCCATTTGAAAAAATTGGACCTAATTTTACCAACTTTTATAACGACCATTTACCCTTTGAACTTACGGGTGCACAAAAAAGAGTGCTCAAAGAAATACGTCATGACCTAGGCACAAATGCCCAGATGAATCGTCTTTTGCAAGGAGATGTAGGTTCTGGGAAGACCATAGTGGCGCTCATGTCAATGCTCATGGCACTTGACAACGGTTTTCAAGCTTGCCTGATGGCACCTACTGCCATCCTGGCAGTACAGCATTATCATGGTTTAAAAGAATTATGTAAAGACTTAAACACCAGTATTTCACTACTACAAGGTTCAACTAAAACTTCAGAACGTAAAATTATTCATGAACAGCTTGAAAATGGCGAATTAGACATCTTAATTGGCACTCATGCACTACTAGAAGACAAGGTGAAATTTAAGAATCTTGGACTTGCAGTAATCGATGAGCAACACCGTTTTGGCGTAAAACAACGTAGTAAATTATGGCACAAAAATGAGTACCCTCCACACGTACTTGTGATGACCGCCACCCCTATTCCACGTACACTTGCTATGACCGTTTATGGAGATCTAGATGTGAGTGTTATAGACGAACTTCCACCAGGTAGAAAGTCCATAAAAACAGTGCATAGATATGATGCAAATAGACTGAAAGTTTTCAAGTTTATTAGAGACGAAATTGCACTAGGAAGACAGGTCTATATTGTCTACCCATTAATCCAAGAATCTGAGGCTATGGATTACAAAGATTTGATGGATGGATATGAGAGTATTTCGCGAGAATTTCCCATGCCAAAATATCAAATTTCCATCGTCCACGGACAGATGAAACCAGCCGATAAAGAGATTGAAATGAATCGTTTTATCAAAGGCGAAACACAAATCATGGTCGCCACTACTGTTATTGAAGTTGGCGTTAATGTACCCAACGCATCTGTGATGATTATAGAAAGCGCAGAGCGTTTTGGGTTAAGTCAGCTACACCAATTACGTGGTCGTGTAGGTCGTGGTGCAGAGCAGAGTTACTGTATTTTGATGACGAGTCATAAGTTATCAAGCGACAGTAAAGTGCGCTTAGAAACGATGACACGCACTAATGATGGTTTTGAAATTGCCGAGGTTGACCTCAAGCTACGTGGTCCAGGAGATATTACAGGAACTCAACAAAGTGGCGCCTTAAACCTCAAAATAGCCGATATTATAAGAGATAATGATATTCTTAAAGTAGCCCGAAGCTACGCGTGGGCTGTAGTTAAGGACGATCCCACCTTTAAAAAAGAAGAAAATCAAATTATACGCTTCATGTATGCTCAGATGATGAAGTTTAAGAATATCTGGAGTTATATATCGTAA
- a CDS encoding M1 family metallopeptidase produces MKYLFLFVITCCAFAKAYAQDISPQTATVDFKTIDASLSLDFDSKSVLGSIETTFTILQNVDQVVMDGVAMKVVDKTPSITVTATDTTIVLKGKFKAGTTYKAQFDYQVKPSQAAYFVNNNGKEEFWTQGQGKYTSHWLPSIDDMNDKIVFDLKVAGHNSKTIIANGKGNRVFKDYGALFSSFDMQQPISSYLVALVAGDYAMKSETASSGVTLEYYYRPEDSLKVETTYKHSKEIFDFLKTTIGVPFPFQDYKQVPVKDFLYAGMENASLTVFSDSFMVDEIGFTDRNYVNVNAHELAHQWFGDLVTETKSEHHWLHEGFATYYALLAEREIFGDDYFYFKLFETAEQLRELSDMGEGQRLVAAGGSSLTYYQKGAWAVHILREQVGAGAFDTAVRNYLTKYAYKNVTTDLFMAEVAAVTSVDLTAFKKNWLYQTAFQAEEALASLKENTFMQQYFQLQSGRAVALSSKFTALMNAIATNNDYLGAEAIYQLSQESINATLPAYKRAMETENVFIRQAIASSLETVPEALVLEFYELLSDRSYVTREQAMIKLWVYHQQRNDPTSQRKVLNLMDNQMGFADGNIRTLWLALSLATPQYKPEASLARYKELISYTAPSQPYQLRENAFNYIRQLGSYEEESLHNLIEASVHHVWRFRESARKLLDNELKNPKIAAMLINIKSDLSEQEIAYLKRIKAL; encoded by the coding sequence ATGAAATACCTATTCCTATTTGTAATCACTTGTTGCGCTTTCGCGAAAGCGTATGCTCAAGATATATCTCCACAAACCGCTACTGTTGATTTTAAGACTATCGACGCGTCCTTGTCCTTAGATTTTGACAGTAAATCCGTTTTGGGATCCATTGAAACCACCTTTACGATATTACAAAATGTAGATCAAGTAGTCATGGATGGCGTCGCAATGAAAGTCGTAGATAAAACACCGTCAATCACTGTAACCGCTACAGATACTACCATTGTTCTCAAAGGGAAATTTAAGGCGGGAACGACATACAAAGCCCAATTCGATTATCAAGTAAAACCATCACAGGCTGCTTATTTTGTGAATAATAATGGAAAAGAAGAATTCTGGACGCAAGGACAAGGTAAGTACACATCACACTGGTTGCCAAGTATAGATGATATGAATGACAAAATCGTTTTTGACTTAAAAGTAGCTGGACATAATAGCAAGACGATTATTGCAAATGGAAAAGGCAATAGAGTTTTTAAGGATTATGGTGCTCTATTTTCTTCTTTTGATATGCAACAGCCTATTTCTAGCTATCTCGTTGCCCTCGTAGCAGGAGATTACGCTATGAAGAGCGAGACTGCTAGTTCTGGAGTTACATTGGAATATTATTACCGTCCTGAAGATTCGCTCAAAGTCGAGACTACTTATAAACACTCTAAAGAGATTTTTGACTTCTTAAAAACCACGATTGGAGTGCCGTTTCCTTTTCAAGATTATAAGCAAGTTCCCGTAAAGGATTTTCTTTATGCAGGGATGGAAAATGCAAGCCTCACTGTGTTTTCAGATAGTTTTATGGTGGATGAGATAGGCTTTACAGATCGAAATTATGTCAATGTAAACGCACATGAGCTGGCGCATCAATGGTTTGGAGATTTAGTGACAGAAACAAAAAGTGAGCATCACTGGCTCCATGAAGGTTTTGCTACGTACTACGCACTGCTAGCAGAGCGTGAGATTTTTGGAGATGATTATTTTTACTTTAAGCTCTTTGAAACCGCAGAGCAACTGCGTGAGCTTAGCGATATGGGAGAAGGGCAGAGGCTCGTCGCCGCTGGAGGTAGTAGCCTCACGTATTATCAGAAAGGTGCATGGGCAGTGCACATACTAAGAGAACAAGTAGGTGCTGGAGCTTTTGATACTGCAGTAAGAAACTACCTGACTAAGTACGCTTATAAAAACGTCACTACAGACCTATTTATGGCAGAAGTGGCCGCAGTAACAAGCGTGGATCTCACTGCATTTAAGAAAAACTGGTTGTACCAAACAGCTTTTCAAGCTGAGGAAGCGCTTGCTTCCCTCAAGGAAAACACATTCATGCAGCAGTATTTCCAATTGCAGTCGGGTAGAGCAGTGGCGCTCTCTTCTAAGTTTACAGCGCTTATGAATGCCATAGCTACAAATAACGATTATCTAGGGGCAGAGGCAATCTACCAACTCTCACAAGAATCCATAAATGCTACGCTTCCGGCATACAAACGCGCCATGGAAACAGAGAATGTGTTTATAAGACAAGCTATTGCTAGTTCGCTAGAGACCGTTCCAGAAGCGCTGGTACTTGAATTTTATGAGTTGCTTAGTGACAGAAGTTATGTCACTCGAGAGCAGGCTATGATTAAGCTGTGGGTATATCACCAGCAACGCAATGATCCTACATCGCAACGCAAGGTTCTTAATCTTATGGATAATCAGATGGGGTTTGCAGATGGCAATATAAGAACGCTGTGGCTTGCGTTATCACTAGCTACACCACAATATAAACCCGAAGCGTCATTAGCCCGTTATAAAGAGCTTATAAGTTATACGGCGCCATCTCAACCATATCAGCTTCGGGAGAATGCTTTTAACTATATAAGACAGCTAGGCTCTTATGAGGAAGAAAGCTTACATAATCTTATAGAAGCTAGTGTTCATCACGTTTGGCGTTTTCGCGAAAGCGCAAGGAAGCTACTTGACAATGAGCTCAAAAATCCAAAAATAGCCGCTATGCTTATAAATATAAAAAGCGACCTCTCAGAACAAGAAATCGCTTATTTAAAACGTATAAAGGCGTTATAG